The sequence CCGCCTTGTTGCCGGTGCGAAAATTCTGGCCGTCAGAGGAGGATGTAGAACCATCGCCCCAATGTTCGGCAAACGGATGCCGGTACTGCGCATTGACCAGCTCGGACAAGGCCGCGCCATAGGTTTCGTCACGGATATGCCAGGCTTGCAGCCAAGCGAGCTTGGCATAAGTCGTTCCTGGACACGATTCTGCCATCTTGGTCAGACCCAGATTGATCGCATCGGCAAGGATAGTCGTCAGTAGCAGGTTCTTGTCCTTGGCCAGAACACCAGATTTCAGGTGTGCGAAGTGCCTGGTAAAGCCCGTCCATTCGTCCACTTCAAGCAGTAACTCAGTGATCTTGACGTGCGGCAGGATCCTAGCAGCCTGATCGATAAGGCGCTGCGCGGTATCTGGTACTACTGCATCCAGCGGCGTTATCTTTAGGCCAGAGGCCGTGATGATGGCATCCGGTAATTCGTTAGCCTGCGCCATGCTGTTGACGGTGGCGAGCTGCGTTTCCAATTGCGTCAGCCGTTCATTCAGATACTGCTCACAGTCGGTGGCTACGGCCAGCGGCAATTGATTGGTCTGCTTGAGACTGACGAATTTCGCGGGTGGTACAAGGTAGTCCTCGAAGTCCTTGAACTGGCGCGATCCCTGTACCCAGATGTCACCGGAACGCAATGCGTTCCTCATCTCCGACAGCGCGCATAGCTCGTAGTAACGCCGGTCGATGCCGGTATCGGTTATCACCAGCTTCTGCCAACGCGGCTTGATGAAATCAATTGGCGCATCTGCAGGTACTTTTCGGGCGTTGTCGTTGTTCATGCTGCGCAGTACTTCGATGGCCTCCAATACACCTTTGGCAGCCGGTGCGGCCCGCAACTTTAGCGCGGTGAGGAAGGTCGGTGCGTAACGGCGTAGTGTGGCGTAGCTCTCACCGAGACGGTACAGGAAATCGAATTCCTCGGGCTGCGCGAGCGATTGTGCCTCTGTCACGCTCTTGGCAAAGGCCTCCCAGGATATGACGCCCTCGATAGCAGCAAACGGATCATCACCCGCTTGCTTAGCGTCGATCAACACTTGGCCGATACGGCCGAACAGGCGCACCTTGGCATTGATAGCCTTCCCCGATGCCTGAAACTGTTTCTGATGTCGCTTCTTGGCATCATTGAACAGCTTGCCCATGATGCGGTCATGCAGATCAATAATTTCATCTGTAACAGTGGCCATCCCCTCGATGGCTAGCGCAACCAAAGTCGCATAGCGGCGTTGTGGCTCGAACTTGGCCAAATCGGCGGGGGTCATCTGTCCGCCTTCTCGGGCGATCTTGAGCAATCGGTTTTGGTGGATCAGACGATCGACACCAATAGGAAGATCAAGCGCCTGCCATACCTTGAGTCGTTCGATGTGCTCAAGCATGTGCCGCGAATTGGGTTTGACCGGAGACAGGCGAAGCCAAGCCAGCGTAGTCGTTTTGTTGTTGTCCCGAAGCTTGAGCAGATCATCGAGCCGGTGGCGGTGCGAGCCTGATAGTGGTTCGGTCAAGGTGTCGTAGATACGCCGGTTTGCACGGGTTAGAGCCTCGGCACAGACGCGCTCGACAACATCTAACGTTGGCAAAATGATGTGTTTATGACGCAGCGTCTCGACTACGCTGTTGGCCAACACTATGCCCTTGTCAGTCTGCAAGGCCAGTTCGGTCGTGGTATGGACAGCCTGCCGATGGTGCACTTGACTAAATGGTTCCATGCCAAGATACACCCGCAGTTCGAGCAAGTGCTCGCGCCGTGTCTCCTCTCGCTCGGCATACTGCGGCCAACATACAGGATCGAGCTGTAACTGTTGTCCTATCCATTGCAGCAGAGGCATTGGCACCGTAGCGTCGGGCAACAAGCCCTGGCCTGGGAAGCGCAGCAAGCATAACTGTACCGCGATCCCCAAGCGGTTAGCATCACCGCGCCGCTGCCGTATCAGTGATAGATCGGGTTCGCTAAACGTAT comes from Shewanella oneidensis MR-1 and encodes:
- a CDS encoding Tn3-like element ISSod9 family transposase; the encoded protein is MPRRSILSAAERDSLLVLPDTQDELIRHYTFSEPDLSLIRQRRGDANRLGIAVQLCLLRFPGQGLLPDATVPMPLLQWIGQQLQLDPVCWPQYAEREETRREHLLELRVYLGMEPFSQVHHRQAVHTTTELALQTDKGIVLANSVVETLRHKHIILPTLDVVERVCAEALTRANRRIYDTLTEPLSGSHRHRLDDLLKLRDNNKTTTLAWLRLSPVKPNSRHMLEHIERLKVWQALDLPIGVDRLIHQNRLLKIAREGGQMTPADLAKFEPQRRYATLVALAIEGMATVTDEIIDLHDRIMGKLFNDAKKRHQKQFQASGKAINAKVRLFGRIGQVLIDAKQAGDDPFAAIEGVISWEAFAKSVTEAQSLAQPEEFDFLYRLGESYATLRRYAPTFLTALKLRAAPAAKGVLEAIEVLRSMNNDNARKVPADAPIDFIKPRWQKLVITDTGIDRRYYELCALSEMRNALRSGDIWVQGSRQFKDFEDYLVPPAKFVSLKQTNQLPLAVATDCEQYLNERLTQLETQLATVNSMAQANELPDAIITASGLKITPLDAVVPDTAQRLIDQAARILPHVKITELLLEVDEWTGFTRHFAHLKSGVLAKDKNLLLTTILADAINLGLTKMAESCPGTTYAKLAWLQAWHIRDETYGAALSELVNAQYRHPFAEHWGDGSTSSSDGQNFRTGNKAESTGHINPKYGSSPGRTFYTHISDQYAPFHTKVVNVGVRDSTYVLDGLLYHESDLRIEEHYTDTAGFTDHVFALMHLLGFRFAPRIRDLGETKLYIPKRDVTYEGLKSMIGGTLNIKLIRTHWDEILRLATSIKQGTVTASLMLRKLGSYPRQNGLAVALRELGRIERTLFILDWLQSVELRRRVHAGLNKGEARNALARAVFFNRLGEIRDRSFEQQRYRASGLNLVTAAIVLWNTVYLERVAHGLRAKGHAVDEELLQYLSPLGWEHINLTGDYLWRSSAKIGSGKFRPLRPLSPA